One Bos taurus isolate L1 Dominette 01449 registration number 42190680 breed Hereford chromosome 3, ARS-UCD2.0, whole genome shotgun sequence DNA window includes the following coding sequences:
- the S100A5 gene encoding protein S100-A5 isoform X1: METPLEKALTTMVTTFHKYSGREGSKLTLSRKELKELIKKELCLGEKMRESSIDDLMKSLDKNSDQEIDFKEYSVFLTTLCMAYNDFFLEENQ, from the exons ATGGAGACccctctggagaaggcactgaCCACTATGGTCACCACTTTCCATAAATATTCTGGGAGAGAGGGCAGCAAACTGACTCTGAGCAGGAAGGAGCTGAAGGAACTGATCAAGAAGGAGCTGTGTCTTGGTGAG AAGATGAGGGAGAGCAGCATTGACGACCTGATGAAGAGCTTGGACAAGAACAGCGACCAGGAGATTGACTTCAAGGAGTACTCGGTGTTCCTGACCACGCTGTGCATGGCCTACAATGACTTCTTTCTGGAGGAGAACCAGTGA
- the LOC618256 gene encoding uncharacterized protein, with amino-acid sequence MAPLARVCVHFKGQEVPSGIPEGAPHTHPTEPRKAPGAGDVQSSAGVLRKEPAGWGVGRDVRGGGAFADRLPGRATIRRAGRPLSLPLGRSLLLSLQPADPRTTSALVPFSAGHASLGPRVCPPPPLPVPGFLLSPPSSKPSLQLWGPPLDQAISLLVAICHKYSGCEGVKNTRSKKELKELVQKELTLGEKMQDAEIAELMDELDQNKDQVVNFQEYVTFLGALAMIYNELLQD; translated from the exons ATGGCTCCGCTCGCCCGGGTGTGCGTGCACTTTAAAGGGCAAGAGGTTCCGAGTGGAATTCcggaggggg CCCCTCACACCCACCCCACGGAGCCCCGAAAAGCCCCCGGGGCAGGGGACGTGCAAAGCTCGGCCGGGGTGCTGCGTAAAGAGCCGGCAGGGTGGGGCGTGGGGCGGGACGTGCGCGGCGGGGGCGCCTTCGCTGACCGGCTTCCCGGCCGCGCCACTATAAGGCGGGCTGGCCGACCGCTCAGCCTTCCGCTCggtcgctcccttctcctttcgCTGCAACCGGCG GATCCTCGAACCACCTCTGCTCTGGTTCCCTTCTCTGCAGGGCACGCATCTCTTGGCCCTAGAgtctgccctcctcctccccttccagtCCCCGGCTTTCTCCTTTCTCCACCAAG CTCTAAGCCCAGTCTTCAGCTATGGGGACCCCCCCTGGATCAGGCCATTAGCCTCCTGGTGGCCATCTGCCACAAGTACTCTGGCTGTGAGGGCGTCAAGAACACCCGGAGCAAGAAGGAGCTGAAAGAGCTTGTCCAGAAGGAGCTCACCCTTGGAG AAAAGATGCAGGATGCGGAAATCGCAGAGCTAATGGACGAACTGGACCAGAACAAGGACCAGGTGGTGAACTTCCAAGAATATGTCACCTTCCTGGGGGCCTTGGCTATGATCTACAATGAACTTCTCCAGGACTGA